The following are encoded in a window of Campylobacterota bacterium genomic DNA:
- a CDS encoding ankyrin repeat domain-containing protein — MKKCLLLAMLCCICSGTIVQAKTFVAPVTVVKKAKLYGDLITPKTEIFDAAGQGDRHLTFHLIEVFSSSEGDEFLSQKDLSSIFRLLAQKADVAQCDEQGKTLLHDLVAVGDTKAVEIVLARKPDVNTQDNDGETPLHVATRRNNGEIVTLLLKAGSDWKMLDFDDYSPLHFAALYGNKSVLDALVSYQGVDINHANDFGVTPIQIAAMWGLVNNVRLLLLAGADPELSDVDGRNALDHACQCGHDDVVSLIKQHLSKRLGHSDNSLHEEE, encoded by the coding sequence ATGAAGAAGTGTCTTTTGCTGGCTATGTTATGTTGTATTTGCTCTGGTACTATTGTTCAAGCGAAAACATTTGTTGCGCCGGTTACTGTTGTTAAGAAGGCAAAGCTCTATGGTGATTTGATAACACCAAAAACAGAAATTTTTGACGCAGCTGGTCAGGGGGATCGACATCTCACGTTTCATCTCATTGAAGTCTTTAGTTCTTCAGAGGGTGACGAATTTCTTTCTCAAAAAGATCTTAGTAGTATTTTTAGACTGCTTGCGCAAAAGGCAGATGTTGCGCAGTGCGATGAACAAGGGAAAACATTGCTACATGATTTGGTTGCAGTTGGGGACACTAAAGCAGTCGAAATTGTTTTGGCACGCAAGCCTGACGTAAACACGCAAGACAATGATGGGGAAACGCCATTGCACGTTGCAACTCGCAGAAATAATGGAGAAATTGTTACCCTACTGTTGAAGGCTGGTTCTGATTGGAAGATGCTTGACTTTGATGATTATAGCCCGTTACATTTTGCCGCGCTGTACGGTAATAAAAGTGTTTTGGATGCCCTTGTAAGTTATCAGGGGGTTGATATAAATCATGCAAATGACTTTGGTGTGACACCAATACAGATTGCCGCTATGTGGGGGCTTGTCAATAATGTCCGCTTGCTTTTGCTTGCAGGAGCTGATCCTGAATTGTCTGATGTTGATGGGAGGAATGCTCTTGATCATGCATGTCAGTGTGGCCATGACGATGTTGTTAGTCTTATCAAGCAACATCTGAGCAAAAGATTGGGTCACAGCGACAATAGTCTGCATGAGGAAGAGTAG
- a CDS encoding ankyrin repeat domain-containing protein, which produces MTVRSYVAGVALLFAVVWCFHVGQQRAEELAGYDDNIVTIDQPLSKALYDSAYQGDWQTFSCLLDQFKGPYNKATTKFIKDLYFMLSYNLDVTQCDNQGATALHDFCVTGNLEFIDILLRDKKTKVNARDNEGCTPLHYAMQGGNEQAIVRLIERGADWSVADKEGHTPVHYAVWFATPHAIEVLVKKCDINKNIKNPKLGYTPLHMAVLCDRFDMATVLVELGADTSLLDKQGMTALQLAQKEGKIEFVQLLAGEVVEQACCAH; this is translated from the coding sequence GTGACGGTGAGAAGCTACGTAGCAGGGGTGGCATTGCTGTTTGCGGTGGTGTGGTGTTTTCATGTTGGACAACAACGTGCCGAGGAGTTGGCGGGGTATGATGACAACATAGTTACGATCGATCAGCCCTTGAGTAAGGCACTGTATGACTCAGCCTATCAGGGTGATTGGCAAACCTTTTCATGTTTGCTAGATCAGTTTAAAGGTCCATATAATAAAGCGACAACGAAATTTATAAAAGATCTGTACTTTATGTTGTCATACAATCTTGATGTTACTCAGTGTGACAATCAAGGGGCTACGGCGCTGCATGATTTTTGTGTGACGGGTAACCTTGAATTTATCGATATTTTATTGCGTGATAAAAAAACAAAGGTTAATGCTCGAGACAACGAAGGTTGTACTCCTTTGCATTATGCAATGCAAGGGGGAAATGAGCAGGCCATAGTCAGACTTATAGAGCGCGGTGCAGATTGGTCAGTTGCCGACAAAGAAGGGCACACCCCGGTGCATTATGCAGTATGGTTTGCAACGCCGCATGCGATCGAAGTGCTTGTAAAAAAATGTGACATTAACAAAAATATTAAAAATCCTAAACTTGGTTACACACCACTTCATATGGCTGTTTTATGTGATCGATTTGACATGGCAACTGTTTTGGTAGAGCTTGGTGCAGATACATCGCTACTTGATAAACAAGGTATGACAGCGTTGCAGCTTGCTCAAAAGGAGGGGAAAATTGAGTTTGTCCAGCTCCTTGCAGGCGAAGTTGTCGAGCAAGCGTGTTGTGCTCATTAA
- a CDS encoding ankyrin repeat domain-containing protein: MKALHKSVVAGLMLTSMLVYGQQAVDLEQASTIYYQQQEKKETQKSDLLSESQKILTELFQELLSAVFTQINMTPLHLACASVGDCEQNFCFFQEALREADDVNLQTVCGLTPLHFIVCSFSERTGTDYTLYVKAIEKLVDRGANVNEQDCLGFTPLHYAALHGSFNEVEKLIECGADVNAISFQGITPLHLAAMKKKACVECMYHEDLQQFFDQRLFDFIVFDEGSGGWHLVVAASPYTNSLSPEHTDHLQVVNDLCAVNVQADVCDENGFKALDYAQQYGNFGIVSLLKEYERKQKINLLSADSEESLYADSFDSLYADSFDLLDS, encoded by the coding sequence ATGAAAGCCTTGCATAAAAGCGTAGTAGCAGGATTAATGTTAACTAGTATGCTTGTTTACGGACAGCAGGCTGTCGATCTAGAGCAGGCAAGTACTATTTATTATCAACAACAAGAAAAGAAAGAAACACAAAAAAGCGATTTGTTGTCTGAATCTCAAAAGATTTTAACAGAGTTATTTCAAGAACTGCTTAGCGCTGTCTTTACGCAGATCAATATGACGCCGCTTCATCTTGCTTGTGCTTCAGTGGGTGATTGTGAGCAAAATTTTTGCTTTTTTCAAGAGGCTTTGCGTGAAGCCGATGATGTTAACCTGCAAACTGTTTGTGGCTTGACTCCTCTGCATTTTATTGTGTGTTCTTTCAGCGAGCGTACAGGAACAGACTATACATTGTATGTCAAGGCAATTGAAAAGCTTGTAGACCGTGGAGCCAATGTTAATGAACAAGACTGCCTCGGGTTTACACCACTGCATTATGCAGCATTGCACGGCTCTTTTAATGAAGTGGAAAAGCTTATAGAATGCGGGGCAGATGTTAACGCCATTAGTTTTCAGGGAATAACGCCACTGCATTTGGCAGCCATGAAAAAAAAGGCTTGCGTAGAATGTATGTATCACGAAGATTTACAGCAATTTTTTGATCAAAGATTGTTTGATTTTATTGTTTTTGATGAAGGTAGCGGCGGATGGCATCTTGTTGTTGCTGCTAGTCCATACACAAATAGTCTTAGTCCTGAGCACACAGATCATTTACAGGTTGTAAATGATCTGTGTGCTGTTAATGTGCAAGCTGATGTATGTGATGAAAATGGCTTTAAAGCGCTTGATTATGCTCAGCAATATGGTAATTTTGGAATAGTTAGTCTTCTTAAAGAGTATGAACGAAAACAGAAGATAAATTTATTGAGTGCTGATAGTGAAGAGAGTTTGTACGCAGATAGTTTTGACAGTTTGTATGCGGATAGCTTTGATCTGTTAGATTCATAA
- a CDS encoding ankyrin repeat domain-containing protein: MYNQLLRLKKISKQFFGALGFCCLSVTAMQAEGALQEYKKHYEELIELKDKFDQKYSDKLEKLRDDAELKSIKDAFEKTRQQLLATQDAAQQEYNQQLHAQAEESKKAYAKEQDLFEALVSTIVVGDQGQFDAFFASNPEFDVNTKDPIGFTPLHYAAAMFNVEAAKKLLEKGADINAAAGMFGYTPLDGTVDDCSWNRLVIKDAEQDLPDIISSQVFHGQGPDGRVVIAWANDDKKTAVEDANRDQMVKLLEEHGGKHAQVVSVFDFDDFFCDVFC; encoded by the coding sequence ATGTATAATCAGTTGCTACGTTTAAAAAAAATATCAAAACAGTTTTTTGGAGCGCTTGGTTTTTGTTGCTTGTCAGTAACAGCTATGCAGGCTGAAGGTGCTTTGCAAGAATATAAAAAACACTATGAAGAACTGATCGAACTCAAAGATAAGTTTGATCAAAAATATAGTGATAAGCTTGAAAAGTTGCGCGACGATGCCGAACTCAAAAGTATTAAAGATGCATTTGAAAAAACACGGCAACAACTGCTTGCAACACAGGATGCAGCCCAGCAAGAGTACAACCAGCAGTTACACGCCCAGGCTGAGGAAAGCAAAAAGGCATACGCAAAAGAACAGGATTTGTTTGAAGCGCTTGTTAGTACGATTGTGGTTGGTGACCAAGGTCAATTTGATGCTTTCTTTGCAAGCAATCCAGAATTTGATGTGAATACTAAAGATCCAATTGGTTTTACGCCGCTTCATTATGCTGCGGCTATGTTTAATGTAGAGGCAGCAAAGAAGTTGCTTGAAAAAGGTGCAGATATTAATGCTGCCGCTGGTATGTTTGGCTATACTCCGCTTGATGGCACAGTAGACGATTGCTCATGGAATCGTCTCGTCATAAAAGATGCTGAGCAAGACTTACCTGACATCATCAGTAGTCAAGTATTTCATGGACAAGGTCCTGATGGTCGTGTGGTTATTGCTTGGGCAAATGACGACAAAAAAACAGCGGTGGAAGATGCGAATCGGGATCAGATGGTCAAGTTGCTTGAAGAACATGGTGGCAAACATGCCCAGGTTGTTTCAGTGTTTGATTTTGATGATTTCTTTTGCGACGTCTTTTGTTAG
- a CDS encoding ankyrin repeat domain-containing protein: MKVLFHVLGAASLLAAGTALYAEDAQDQVLQSQQGRGKFEKSLNETPLHAACKKRDFDRVKELVEKEKADVNAKNKFGEVPLHFACFEGALDIVKYLVVHGAEINVEMFQGDTPMDYAIEANKNDVVRYLLTKNAQYTVENQRFEEKELHLACRVGSGITYIQKLVEERGVDVNEPNKFGDRPLHYAVRKGDLSVIIYLLGHGAEINIQNNYGETPLDYAIDAEQDHVVKFLIENGAKFTLNHKPERGGKSIHDTFDGRGKIEKAFQETLLHVACKHEGNIGRVRELVEAEKADVNARNKFGDTPLHYACLHGDVQVVEYLLEQGAEMNARNCFNETPLDYAIGADMREVMNFLAQKGAKWGGSC, encoded by the coding sequence ATGAAAGTATTATTTCATGTGTTGGGAGCTGCCAGTTTGTTAGCAGCGGGAACTGCGCTGTATGCGGAAGATGCTCAAGACCAAGTGTTGCAAAGCCAACAAGGCCGCGGTAAGTTTGAAAAATCACTTAACGAAACACCGCTTCATGCCGCGTGTAAGAAAAGAGACTTTGACCGCGTTAAAGAACTTGTTGAAAAAGAAAAAGCAGATGTAAACGCGAAAAACAAGTTTGGTGAAGTGCCGCTTCATTTTGCCTGTTTTGAAGGGGCTCTTGATATTGTTAAGTACCTAGTGGTGCATGGTGCTGAAATAAACGTTGAGATGTTTCAGGGCGATACGCCGATGGACTATGCAATTGAGGCAAACAAAAATGATGTAGTCAGATACTTATTGACAAAAAATGCTCAATACACGGTCGAAAATCAAAGGTTTGAAGAAAAAGAGCTGCATCTGGCATGTAGGGTGGGTAGCGGTATTACTTACATTCAAAAACTTGTTGAAGAACGTGGTGTTGATGTCAACGAGCCCAATAAGTTTGGCGATAGACCGTTACACTATGCCGTACGTAAGGGAGATTTGTCGGTTATTATTTATCTGCTTGGTCATGGAGCTGAAATAAATATTCAAAATAATTATGGTGAAACACCGCTTGATTATGCGATTGATGCTGAGCAAGATCATGTTGTAAAATTTTTGATTGAGAATGGAGCAAAGTTTACGCTTAACCACAAGCCTGAGCGAGGTGGTAAGTCGATACATGATACCTTTGATGGGCGAGGAAAGATAGAAAAAGCATTTCAAGAGACACTACTTCATGTTGCATGCAAGCATGAAGGTAATATTGGGCGTGTTAGAGAGCTTGTTGAAGCAGAAAAAGCAGATGTAAATGCTAGAAACAAATTTGGCGATACGCCTCTGCATTACGCCTGTTTGCACGGCGATGTCCAGGTTGTAGAGTACTTGCTTGAGCAGGGGGCTGAAATGAACGCAAGAAATTGTTTTAACGAAACACCGCTTGACTATGCCATTGGTGCTGATATGAGAGAGGTAATGAATTTTCTTGCTCAGAAAGGAGCAAAGTGGGGCGGTAGTTGCTAA
- the aspS gene encoding aspartate--tRNA ligase: MYCMQLLKRTAYCGKLRAENIGEQVTLCGWVNTRRDHGGVVFIDLRDHTGLVQLVFNPEIHHGAATYAHSLRSEYVVAAQGAVIARAKDLVNESMPTGMIEIQVEHLSILNESEPLPFQLDSQDVSESLRLKFRYLDLRRPKMHDHLKLRHDLIFAMREFFNQKDFYEIETPVLSKSTPEGARDFLVPSRLQLGNFYALPQSPQIYKQLLMAGGIERYFQIARCFRDEDLRANRQPEFTQLDIETAFVDEEDVYTLCEELMRKIWKQFFDHDLPEKLERYSFDDVFNRFGSDKPDMRFDLEINDVTALFENSPLNFLQTIIKNSGKVGALCVHDHSFSRAELDKWTHYVTKELGGQGLIWARWKEDGSIDSSISKYLPSDFFERAQKLLPELTRKSTLFMVAGDFTKQWSLLGQLRMGLGKALGLIDENKHSMFWVTDFPMFEWNEEENRWDSKHHPFTAPQHGWEDIQDPAHMKARAYDLVYNGEELGGGSIRIHCSDMQQKIFDLLGIDEQQAREKFGFLLDAQDFGYPPEGGIAFGIDRIVMMLAGTDSIRDVIAFPKTQKGGCLMMDTPASVDTSQLEDLGLRKLPQAKKQTQASV; this comes from the coding sequence ATTTATTGTATGCAACTGCTTAAACGAACCGCATATTGCGGAAAACTGCGAGCAGAAAACATCGGAGAGCAGGTAACCTTGTGCGGCTGGGTTAATACACGCCGTGACCACGGAGGGGTTGTTTTTATTGACCTACGTGATCACACTGGCCTTGTACAGCTTGTCTTTAATCCTGAAATTCATCATGGCGCTGCAACCTATGCTCACTCGCTTCGCTCGGAATATGTCGTCGCGGCACAAGGTGCTGTCATTGCCCGTGCAAAAGATTTAGTCAATGAGTCAATGCCAACGGGCATGATTGAAATTCAAGTAGAACACTTGAGCATCCTTAACGAGTCTGAACCACTGCCATTTCAACTTGATTCGCAAGATGTTTCAGAATCGCTCAGACTCAAATTTCGCTACCTTGACTTGCGCAGACCAAAAATGCATGATCACCTCAAACTCAGACATGATCTCATTTTTGCTATGCGTGAATTTTTTAATCAAAAAGATTTTTATGAAATTGAAACCCCAGTACTCTCAAAAAGCACACCTGAAGGGGCGCGAGACTTTTTAGTTCCTTCACGCCTGCAACTAGGTAACTTTTATGCCCTGCCACAGTCTCCACAAATCTACAAACAACTTTTGATGGCCGGCGGTATCGAGCGCTACTTTCAAATTGCTCGCTGCTTTCGTGATGAAGACTTACGCGCAAACCGTCAACCTGAGTTTACACAGCTTGACATAGAAACAGCATTTGTTGATGAAGAAGATGTGTACACGCTATGCGAAGAGCTGATGCGTAAAATATGGAAACAGTTTTTTGACCATGACTTACCAGAAAAACTTGAGCGTTACAGTTTTGATGATGTGTTTAACCGTTTTGGCTCAGACAAACCAGACATGCGCTTTGATCTTGAGATTAATGACGTAACTGCACTCTTTGAAAATTCACCACTCAACTTCTTGCAAACCATTATCAAAAATAGTGGTAAAGTTGGAGCACTATGTGTACACGACCACTCGTTTTCCCGTGCAGAACTTGATAAATGGACACACTATGTCACCAAAGAACTTGGTGGCCAAGGTTTGATTTGGGCCCGCTGGAAAGAAGATGGCAGCATCGACTCATCCATAAGTAAATACCTACCTAGTGATTTTTTTGAACGGGCACAAAAACTGCTTCCTGAGCTTACACGTAAAAGCACGCTCTTTATGGTTGCCGGTGATTTTACAAAACAATGGTCGCTACTCGGCCAACTTCGCATGGGTCTGGGCAAAGCACTTGGCCTGATTGATGAAAACAAGCACAGCATGTTTTGGGTTACGGATTTTCCAATGTTTGAATGGAACGAAGAAGAAAATCGTTGGGATTCAAAACATCATCCGTTTACCGCTCCACAACATGGCTGGGAAGATATTCAAGACCCGGCCCACATGAAAGCACGTGCCTATGATCTAGTCTACAACGGCGAAGAACTTGGTGGCGGCTCAATTCGAATTCATTGCTCAGATATGCAACAAAAAATATTTGACCTTCTTGGCATAGACGAGCAACAAGCACGTGAAAAGTTTGGCTTCTTGCTTGATGCACAAGACTTTGGTTATCCGCCTGAAGGTGGCATTGCCTTTGGTATTGACCGCATTGTCATGATGCTTGCCGGTACTGATTCAATTCGTGATGTCATTGCCTTTCCTAAAACGCAAAAGGGCGGCTGCCTAATGATGGATACACCAGCATCAGTTGACACAAGCCAACTTGAAGATCTTGGGCTTAGAAAATTGCCACAAGCAAAAAAACAAACTCAAGCAAGTGTTTAA